One genomic window of Phycisphaerales bacterium includes the following:
- a CDS encoding GC-type dockerin domain-anchored protein: MTRPNRYYIITLAIAGASTLASAQDDLRVLTWDDARARACGDQTFSLLGDTVHTDLRDALLNPAAFGPGGVVGRSIVLTGTPELTEAALREADVVIMPRFDSLNACEQRLLRLFLDQGGGVLIFENGSPDTMAEVVPTGGATSCGSNAFAFTGAHPVVDGPFGALSGPWQRVFNCAMDDLGAGATPLATIGTGAATAAAFERGEGRAVLVGDEEWAMSIDPCPAAPAWNANGRVFALNAVAWVAPDEGFAFDPPPFVCQADLDGNCLLELFDFLAFQNLFDAGDPAADFDGDGSLTIFDFLAFQNAFDMGCP; encoded by the coding sequence GACGACCTGCGTGTGCTGACGTGGGACGACGCCCGCGCCCGCGCGTGCGGCGACCAGACGTTCTCCCTGCTGGGCGACACGGTGCACACGGACCTTCGCGATGCGCTGCTCAACCCCGCCGCGTTCGGGCCGGGCGGCGTCGTCGGTCGATCGATCGTGCTGACCGGCACGCCCGAGCTGACCGAGGCCGCGCTGCGCGAGGCCGACGTGGTGATCATGCCGCGGTTCGACTCGCTCAACGCGTGCGAGCAGCGCCTGCTGCGGCTGTTCCTCGACCAGGGCGGCGGCGTGCTGATCTTCGAGAACGGCAGCCCCGACACGATGGCCGAGGTGGTCCCCACCGGCGGCGCTACGAGTTGTGGCTCGAACGCGTTCGCCTTCACCGGGGCGCACCCCGTGGTCGATGGCCCGTTCGGCGCGCTCTCGGGGCCATGGCAGCGCGTGTTCAACTGCGCGATGGACGACCTGGGCGCCGGCGCGACGCCGCTGGCGACGATCGGCACCGGCGCGGCGACGGCCGCCGCCTTCGAACGCGGCGAGGGACGGGCCGTTCTCGTCGGCGATGAGGAATGGGCGATGTCGATCGATCCGTGCCCGGCCGCGCCGGCGTGGAACGCCAACGGCCGCGTCTTCGCGCTCAACGCCGTGGCGTGGGTCGCGCCGGACGAGGGCTTCGCGTTCGACCCACCGCCGTTCGTCTGCCAGGCCGACCTCGACGGCAACTGCCTGCTTGAGCTCTTCGACTTCCTGGCCTTCCAGAACCTGTTCGACGCCGGCGACCCGGCCGCCGACTTCGACGGCGACGGCTCGCTGACGATCTTCGACTTCCTGGCGTTCCAGAACGCGTTCGATATGGGGTGCCCGTAA
- a CDS encoding FG-GAP-like repeat-containing protein, whose amino-acid sequence MFRLRPAVAALAVLPALVPAATAFGQGCDPSDLFETRVNYDAGDRARSVVMGDLDGDGDPDLAVANLGSNDFSVLLNSGHGTFAPEVRYAHSGNNGFAVTMGDLDGDGDADLMTANSTSDNVSVLLNNGDGTFARGVLYDAGDEPRSVAIGDLDGDGDVDLAVANYRGNSASVLLNNGDGTFVPRVDYGAGNGAWSMAVGDLDGDGDGDLITANDIGDSVSVLLNNGDGTFAPSVPYDVGNGPRSIAVGDLDGDGAADLVTANFVGDNASVLLNNGDGTFGARVEYDTPNGPEGVAIGDLNSDGVPDLATVNGQASSANRVSVLIGNGDGTFAPRTNYLVGAAPASVAMGDLNGDGALDLATANSNGDSVSVLLNRCVAPIITTQPASLLLPAGGGVAEFGVVAGGTSGFLYQWRRDGVDLVDGGGVSGSMTPTLTIDATIEDVAAYDVMVTNVAGDTVSQPGVLAVRPNPCPADFDGDGSLTLFDFLAFQNAFDAGCGG is encoded by the coding sequence ATGTTCCGACTCCGCCCCGCCGTGGCCGCTCTGGCCGTTCTGCCCGCCCTCGTTCCCGCCGCCACCGCTTTCGGGCAGGGGTGCGACCCATCGGACCTGTTCGAGACCCGCGTGAACTACGACGCGGGCGACCGGGCCAGGTCGGTCGTCATGGGGGACCTCGACGGCGACGGCGATCCCGATCTGGCCGTCGCGAACTTGGGGAGCAACGACTTCAGCGTGCTGCTCAACAGCGGCCACGGCACCTTCGCGCCCGAAGTGCGCTACGCCCACAGCGGCAACAATGGCTTCGCCGTGACCATGGGCGACCTGGACGGCGACGGCGACGCCGACCTGATGACGGCAAACTCCACGAGCGACAACGTCAGCGTGCTGCTCAACAACGGCGACGGCACCTTCGCGCGGGGCGTGCTGTACGACGCGGGCGACGAGCCGCGATCGGTCGCCATAGGCGACCTGGACGGCGACGGCGACGTCGATCTGGCGGTGGCGAACTACAGGGGCAACAGCGCCAGCGTGCTGCTCAACAACGGCGACGGCACCTTCGTGCCTCGTGTGGACTACGGCGCGGGCAACGGGGCCTGGTCGATGGCGGTGGGCGACCTGGACGGCGACGGCGACGGCGACCTGATCACGGCCAATGACATCGGCGACAGCGTGAGCGTGCTGCTCAACAACGGCGACGGCACCTTCGCGCCCAGCGTGCCGTACGACGTGGGCAACGGCCCGCGATCGATCGCCGTGGGCGATCTGGACGGCGACGGCGCGGCCGACCTGGTGACGGCGAACTTCGTGGGCGACAACGCCAGCGTGCTGCTCAACAACGGGGACGGGACCTTCGGGGCCCGCGTGGAATACGACACGCCCAACGGGCCCGAAGGGGTGGCGATCGGTGATCTCAACAGCGACGGCGTGCCCGACCTGGCCACGGTTAACGGCCAGGCCAGCTCGGCCAATCGGGTGAGCGTGCTGATCGGCAACGGGGACGGCACCTTTGCGCCGCGCACGAACTATCTCGTCGGCGCAGCGCCAGCCTCGGTGGCCATGGGCGACCTGAACGGCGACGGCGCCCTCGATTTGGCCACGGCGAACAGTAACGGCGACAGCGTGAGCGTGCTGCTCAACCGGTGCGTCGCGCCGATCATCACGACGCAGCCCGCCTCGCTCTTGCTGCCCGCCGGCGGGGGCGTGGCCGAGTTCGGCGTCGTCGCCGGCGGCACGAGTGGATTCCTCTACCAGTGGCGGCGCGACGGCGTGGACCTGGTCGATGGCGGCGGCGTCTCGGGCTCGATGACGCCCACGCTGACGATCGACGCCACCATCGAGGACGTGGCCGCGTACGACGTGATGGTCACCAACGTGGCCGGCGACACGGTGAGCCAGCCGGGCGTCCTGGCCGTGCGGCCCAACCCCTGCCCTGCCGACTTCGACGGCGACGGCAGCCTGACGCTGTTCGACTTCCTGGCGTTCCAGAACGCGTTCGACGCGGGGTGCGGCGGCTGA
- a CDS encoding GC-type dockerin domain-anchored protein, whose product MAAAATALLTAAALAPGQDRYGPEPISADGLRGIYGFEIEHEGREPERFGRTIDSAGDLNNDGAADFVVTAFEGFAGSQAAYVFFGRPGGGFPDLTTVPTQDFDGFAIVNDRTISRTSIRFARTIGDLNADGVDDLFVSADGSRLGYVLYGRPNGQYPKIVNFSEFGPRDGIILELTPNLWPRLTFSPWSNGALAGDVNGDGVDDAVFSFARMRDESGHSACQAYVLYGSADGLPARIDPRLFDGADGFLILPESGDDLLGVAVDGAGDVNGDGFADVVLGASGDVGSRPFEILAPGKAHVVFGGPALGAVVDVAGLDGTNGFTLRPGPDRSFGLGYGVAGVGDLNGDGRDDVAFGAPSAGDRFDGRVFVLFGAPWFEAEYRTDAIGEDEGGVFLDSSDELVRKGLGWSVAAAGDVNADGRSDIIIGAPSIIEEFGRAHVVFGRSGGGPLGPGGVFDVATLDGESGVTITSPRRGGSDYFGARVGGLGDIDVDGNDDIGITAEEANLGAGEAFVHLSGGFCPPDANGDGRLDAFDVLEFLNQYQARQALGDWNSDGFFSQEDLAAFLNDFDAGCP is encoded by the coding sequence TTGGCAGCTGCGGCGACCGCCTTGCTCACGGCCGCCGCCTTGGCGCCGGGCCAAGACCGCTACGGACCCGAGCCGATCTCCGCCGATGGCCTTCGCGGCATCTATGGGTTCGAGATCGAGCACGAGGGACGCGAGCCCGAGCGCTTCGGCCGGACGATCGATTCAGCGGGCGACCTCAACAACGACGGCGCGGCCGACTTCGTCGTGACGGCCTTCGAGGGCTTCGCCGGATCGCAGGCGGCCTACGTGTTCTTTGGCCGGCCCGGCGGCGGCTTCCCGGACCTGACGACCGTGCCGACGCAAGACTTCGACGGCTTCGCGATCGTGAACGACAGGACCATCTCGAGGACGTCGATCCGGTTTGCGCGCACGATCGGCGACCTGAACGCCGACGGTGTCGACGACCTGTTCGTCAGTGCCGACGGATCTCGGCTCGGATACGTGCTGTACGGCCGGCCAAACGGCCAGTACCCCAAGATTGTGAACTTTTCGGAGTTCGGACCTCGGGATGGCATCATTCTCGAACTCACCCCCAACTTGTGGCCGCGCCTGACCTTCAGTCCGTGGTCGAACGGCGCGCTGGCGGGAGACGTCAACGGCGACGGCGTCGACGACGCGGTGTTCTCGTTCGCACGAATGCGAGACGAGTCTGGCCACTCGGCGTGCCAGGCGTACGTGCTGTACGGCTCGGCCGATGGCCTGCCCGCCCGGATCGATCCCCGCCTGTTCGACGGCGCCGACGGCTTCCTGATCCTCCCCGAGTCGGGCGACGACCTCCTTGGCGTCGCCGTCGATGGCGCCGGCGACGTCAATGGCGATGGGTTCGCCGACGTCGTGCTGGGCGCATCGGGTGACGTCGGCTCGCGTCCGTTCGAGATCCTCGCTCCCGGCAAGGCCCACGTCGTGTTCGGCGGGCCGGCACTGGGGGCCGTTGTTGACGTCGCCGGCCTCGACGGCACCAACGGCTTCACGCTGCGGCCCGGACCGGATCGATCGTTCGGGCTCGGGTATGGCGTTGCGGGCGTGGGGGACCTCAACGGCGACGGCCGAGACGACGTCGCGTTCGGTGCGCCCAGCGCGGGCGACCGGTTCGACGGCCGCGTGTTCGTGCTGTTCGGCGCACCCTGGTTCGAGGCCGAGTACCGTACGGACGCGATCGGCGAGGACGAGGGCGGCGTCTTCCTCGATTCGAGCGATGAACTGGTACGCAAGGGATTGGGCTGGTCCGTGGCGGCGGCGGGCGACGTGAACGCGGATGGCCGGTCCGACATCATCATCGGCGCCCCATCGATCATCGAGGAATTTGGTCGAGCCCACGTCGTGTTCGGTCGATCCGGCGGTGGGCCTCTTGGTCCCGGGGGAGTCTTCGACGTCGCCACGCTCGACGGCGAGAGCGGAGTGACGATCACCAGCCCGCGTCGGGGGGGCTCGGACTACTTCGGCGCTCGCGTGGGCGGGCTGGGCGACATCGACGTCGACGGCAACGACGACATCGGCATTACCGCAGAAGAAGCCAACCTCGGCGCTGGCGAGGCCTTCGTGCACCTGAGCGGCGGATTCTGCCCGCCGGACGCCAACGGGGACGGGCGACTAGACGCGTTCGACGTGCTCGAATTCCTCAACCAGTACCAGGCCCGCCAGGCGCTCGGGGACTGGAACAGCGACGGATTCTTCTCGCAAGAGGACCTTGCGGCGTTCTTGAACGACTTCGACGCCGGGTGTCCGTGA
- a CDS encoding GC-type dockerin domain-anchored protein — protein sequence MPSITVKLAGAVASVLAVSPLAYAQNLIPGGDFSAGLAAFETDYQIVSQLDVDEGTLNVFDTGDVYRTFPAVEVVGPDHTTGDGAQLVVNGSPDAGTSVLRFRANVPRAGRYTVSIYYTNTSFGSRGNDAELGILVDGSQIGETVRTRPAGIWDAWLKLEREITLAAAGPVVVEVFEASGQRSGNDFALDDFSLVETCRADLDADGVLTLFDFLAFGVLYDVGSPLADFDGDGSLTIFDFLAFQNAFDLGCP from the coding sequence ATGCCGTCGATCACCGTCAAGCTGGCCGGCGCGGTTGCTTCTGTTTTGGCCGTCTCACCGCTGGCGTACGCCCAAAATCTCATTCCGGGAGGCGACTTTAGCGCCGGGCTGGCGGCGTTTGAAACCGATTACCAGATCGTGTCCCAACTCGACGTCGATGAAGGCACGCTCAACGTGTTTGACACGGGCGACGTGTACCGAACGTTCCCGGCCGTGGAGGTGGTGGGACCGGACCACACGACGGGCGACGGGGCACAGTTGGTCGTGAACGGATCGCCAGATGCCGGCACGTCGGTGCTTCGTTTCCGTGCAAACGTGCCGCGGGCCGGGCGATACACCGTCTCGATCTACTACACCAACACCAGCTTTGGCAGTCGTGGCAACGATGCCGAACTGGGCATCCTCGTCGATGGATCGCAGATCGGTGAGACGGTGCGAACCAGACCGGCGGGCATCTGGGACGCGTGGTTGAAGTTAGAACGAGAGATCACGCTGGCGGCAGCGGGCCCCGTCGTGGTCGAGGTGTTCGAGGCATCAGGGCAACGCTCGGGCAACGACTTTGCGCTCGACGATTTCTCGCTCGTCGAGACGTGTCGCGCAGATTTGGACGCCGATGGCGTTCTCACACTGTTCGACTTCTTGGCGTTCGGAGTCTTGTACGACGTTGGCTCTCCCTTGGCCGACTTCGACGGCGACGGTAGCCTCACCATCTTCGACTTCCTCGCCTTCCAGAATGCCTTCGACCTCGGATGCCCATGA
- a CDS encoding proline--tRNA ligase, which produces MTPTAQTASQSPSQPGKAGALLAARQGDIHLWSQTLIPTTREAPADATTPSHVFLVRAGFIRQLAAGVYDYLPLAWRSLRKIQEIVRQEHERIGAMEMLFPAFEPMSLLKETGRDEAYGDDLFTLEDRHGRALALAPTHEEPIVEMMKGAVTSYKQLPLSLYQIQTKFRDEPRPRSGLLRCREFIMKDAYSFHLNQQGEGGLDVTYDHFYDAYTRIFTRCGLTFTAVEAESGPIGGSASHEFMVHAESGEDKVLVCPVSGYAANVEKAEIGERAWSFEGAASQELKKHHTPEMPGIELVAGHLGTTAAGMLKTIVFERVLKDPDKTKYVLAVVRGDHDVNEGKVRDAVGSGVKLADEAKAKADGLAIGYLSPSAFARLTGATIVVDPDAAQGSTAWATGADEMDHHVTGWHWGRDLGYETEKLKVADIRNAEEGDPSPRAEGARLETQRGIEVGHIFKLGTKYSDAMDFKVLAEDQKPRSVTMGCYGIGVSRTMAACVEMSHDDNGIVWPAAVAPYHVQIILMKPEDEKQQSVASDLAQQLAAKGADVLIDDRKERPGPKFKDADLIGIPVRLTLGDKALDAGGVEFKLRKDAGKGEVVPMAEVVERCVSALESA; this is translated from the coding sequence ATGACCCCCACCGCCCAGACCGCCTCCCAATCCCCCTCCCAACCCGGCAAAGCCGGAGCCCTCCTTGCCGCCCGCCAGGGCGATATCCACCTGTGGAGCCAGACCCTCATCCCCACCACCCGCGAGGCCCCCGCCGACGCGACGACGCCCAGCCACGTCTTCCTGGTGCGGGCGGGGTTCATCCGGCAGCTCGCCGCGGGGGTGTACGACTACCTGCCGCTGGCCTGGCGGAGCCTCCGCAAGATCCAGGAGATCGTGCGCCAGGAGCACGAGCGGATCGGGGCGATGGAGATGCTCTTCCCCGCGTTCGAGCCGATGAGCCTCTTAAAGGAAACCGGCCGCGACGAGGCGTACGGCGACGACCTGTTTACCTTGGAGGACCGGCACGGGCGGGCCCTCGCGCTCGCCCCGACCCACGAAGAGCCCATCGTCGAGATGATGAAGGGCGCGGTGACCAGCTACAAGCAGCTGCCGCTGAGCCTGTACCAGATCCAGACCAAGTTCCGCGACGAGCCGCGGCCGCGCTCGGGGCTGCTGCGCTGCCGCGAGTTCATCATGAAGGACGCGTACTCGTTCCACCTCAATCAGCAGGGCGAGGGCGGGCTGGACGTGACCTACGACCACTTCTACGACGCGTACACGCGGATCTTCACGCGGTGCGGCCTGACGTTCACCGCCGTCGAGGCCGAGAGCGGGCCCATCGGCGGCTCGGCCAGCCACGAGTTCATGGTGCACGCCGAGAGCGGCGAGGACAAGGTGCTCGTGTGCCCGGTGAGCGGGTACGCGGCGAACGTGGAGAAGGCGGAGATCGGGGAGCGGGCTTGGAGCTTCGAGGGTGCTGCTTCGCAGGAACTCAAGAAGCACCACACGCCGGAGATGCCGGGGATCGAGCTCGTCGCCGGGCACCTGGGGACGACCGCGGCGGGCATGCTCAAGACCATCGTCTTCGAGCGCGTCTTGAAAGACCCGGACAAGACGAAGTACGTCCTGGCCGTGGTACGCGGCGACCACGACGTGAACGAGGGCAAGGTACGCGACGCGGTGGGCTCGGGCGTGAAGCTGGCCGACGAGGCGAAGGCGAAGGCGGATGGGCTGGCGATCGGCTACTTGAGCCCGAGCGCGTTCGCCAGGCTGACCGGAGCGACGATCGTCGTCGACCCCGACGCGGCGCAGGGCTCGACCGCCTGGGCGACCGGCGCCGATGAGATGGACCACCACGTCACCGGCTGGCACTGGGGCCGCGACCTCGGGTACGAGACCGAGAAGCTCAAGGTCGCCGATATCCGCAACGCCGAAGAAGGCGACCCGTCGCCGCGGGCCGAGGGCGCGAGGCTCGAGACCCAGCGCGGCATCGAAGTCGGCCACATCTTCAAGCTGGGCACGAAGTACTCCGATGCGATGGACTTCAAGGTGCTCGCCGAGGACCAGAAGCCGCGGTCGGTCACCATGGGCTGCTACGGGATCGGCGTCAGCCGGACGATGGCCGCGTGCGTCGAGATGAGCCACGACGACAACGGCATCGTCTGGCCGGCGGCCGTCGCGCCGTACCACGTGCAGATCATCCTGATGAAGCCCGAGGACGAGAAGCAGCAATCCGTCGCCAGCGACCTGGCCCAGCAACTGGCCGCGAAGGGCGCCGACGTGCTGATCGACGACCGCAAGGAGCGCCCGGGCCCGAAGTTCAAGGACGCCGACCTGATCGGCATCCCTGTTCGCCTCACGCTGGGCGACAAGGCCCTGGACGCCGGCGGCGTGGAGTTCAAGCTCCGCAAGGACGCGGGCAAGGGCGAGGTCGTGCCGATGGCCGAGGTCGTTGAGCGTTGCGTGAGCGCGCTGGAGAGCGCATGA
- a CDS encoding ABC transporter ATP-binding protein, with product MSVLLNAKDVHKTYRLGRVPVPVLRGASITLKEGEWVAILGASGSGKSTLLHLIGGLDKPQDGTITFQGRDISRLGPGGLNRYRSRDVGIVFQFYHLLPELDVMGNVLLGAMTQGVLGRKVPAERRSRAKELLTAFGLGERLRHKPAQLSGGERQRVAIARALIADPPLLLADEPTGNLDQHTGEGILDALEKVVRPDDDSIDGGAPKRAMLMVTHDQHVAERADRIVHMVDGQIVEAEAVAKA from the coding sequence ATGAGCGTGCTGCTCAACGCGAAGGACGTCCACAAGACCTACAGGCTGGGCCGCGTGCCGGTGCCGGTGCTGCGTGGGGCGTCGATCACCCTCAAGGAAGGCGAGTGGGTCGCGATCCTCGGCGCCTCGGGCAGCGGCAAGAGCACGCTGCTGCACCTGATCGGCGGATTGGACAAGCCCCAGGACGGCACGATCACCTTCCAGGGACGCGACATCTCCCGCCTCGGGCCGGGCGGGCTCAACCGCTACCGCTCGCGCGACGTGGGCATCGTCTTCCAGTTCTACCACCTGCTGCCCGAGCTCGACGTGATGGGCAACGTGCTGCTGGGCGCGATGACGCAGGGCGTGCTGGGCCGCAAGGTCCCCGCCGAGCGGCGGTCGCGTGCGAAGGAGCTGCTCACGGCCTTCGGCCTGGGCGAGCGCTTGCGCCACAAGCCCGCCCAGCTCAGCGGCGGCGAGCGCCAGCGGGTGGCCATCGCCCGGGCCCTGATCGCCGACCCCCCGCTGCTGCTGGCCGACGAGCCCACCGGCAACCTCGACCAGCACACCGGCGAGGGCATCCTCGACGCCCTCGAGAAGGTCGTTCGGCCGGATGACGACTCGATTGATGGGGGGGCCCCGAAGCGCGCCATGCTCATGGTCACCCACGACCAGCACGTGGCCGAGCGGGCCGACCGGATCGTGCACATGGTCGATGGGCAGATCGTCGAGGCCGAGGCGGTCGCAAAGGCCTAG